The Vallitalea okinawensis genome window below encodes:
- a CDS encoding SDR family NAD(P)-dependent oxidoreductase: protein MNIRNKVIIITGASSGIGRATALALSKYKNTIIIVARRKDKLEDVAEIIRDNGSICHYFTGDALDENFCNEVVDEVIKMYGVIDLAILNIGIGPPSNTLQASAIKIKHCMQINFDTFIHFYVPIMHQMKKQRTECMIAHMNSLASFFGIPMQGDYTAAKGAVRLFMQTARMELKHFGFKNIHIQTIHPGFVDTEAVRDDGMPAPYEISKEKAAGYIIEGIKKNKKENMFPFKTTLGIRLARRWLPEWLITCVVLSQTPSDY from the coding sequence ATGAACATCCGTAACAAAGTCATCATTATAACTGGGGCTTCTTCTGGAATAGGGAGAGCAACGGCTTTAGCTTTAAGTAAGTACAAAAATACTATCATTATTGTTGCTAGACGAAAAGATAAGCTGGAGGATGTAGCAGAAATCATAAGAGATAATGGGAGTATCTGTCACTACTTTACTGGAGATGCACTTGATGAAAATTTCTGTAATGAGGTCGTAGATGAGGTTATAAAGATGTATGGAGTTATTGATCTAGCGATTCTTAATATTGGTATTGGACCCCCATCGAATACACTTCAAGCTTCGGCTATAAAGATAAAGCATTGTATGCAAATTAACTTTGATACATTTATTCATTTCTATGTACCTATTATGCACCAGATGAAAAAGCAAAGGACAGAATGTATGATTGCCCATATGAATTCTTTAGCATCTTTTTTTGGTATTCCAATGCAAGGAGATTATACAGCAGCAAAAGGAGCTGTTCGATTATTTATGCAAACTGCTCGAATGGAGTTGAAGCACTTTGGATTCAAAAACATACATATTCAAACAATTCATCCTGGCTTTGTTGATACAGAGGCTGTAAGAGATGATGGTATGCCTGCACCTTATGAGATTAGCAAAGAAAAGGCTGCGGGATACATTATAGAGGGAATTAAGAAGAACAAAAAAGAAAACATGTTCCCATTTAAAACGACTTTAGGGATAAGATTAGCAAGACGATGGTTACCAGAATGGTTAATTACCTGTGTTGTATTAAGTCAAACACCTTCTGATTACTAA
- a CDS encoding TetR/AcrR family transcriptional regulator: MNKEQYFREKIKVTKTTKEKLFYSGVLLFSEYGYANVGIRKLCRTVNIKESSFYNHYKGKKELFDTIMDYFVQQYEGVILTEKEIDHIVSSKDIAYFFRYNMEKFGRIADDKLYLTILQIIFMECFVNEKAFEINTRNLYHMRKEYTEIILTRMIENGSIRNCDVKLITAQFYYGLMGLLNEFLLLHVWEQNQEEIMKKIHDHIGFYIDYLKV; encoded by the coding sequence ATGAATAAAGAACAGTATTTTAGAGAGAAGATTAAAGTAACTAAGACTACAAAGGAAAAATTATTCTATAGTGGTGTCCTTTTGTTTTCAGAATATGGATATGCCAATGTTGGTATTCGAAAACTATGCAGGACAGTTAATATTAAAGAAAGTTCATTTTATAATCATTATAAAGGGAAAAAAGAGCTTTTTGATACGATCATGGACTATTTCGTTCAACAATATGAAGGTGTAATTTTAACAGAGAAGGAAATAGATCATATTGTAAGTTCAAAAGATATTGCATATTTCTTTAGATATAACATGGAAAAGTTTGGTAGAATTGCTGATGATAAACTTTACCTAACTATACTTCAAATTATTTTTATGGAATGTTTTGTGAATGAGAAAGCATTCGAAATAAACACACGAAATCTGTATCATATGAGAAAGGAGTATACAGAGATTATTCTTACTAGAATGATTGAAAATGGATCAATTAGAAATTGTGATGTGAAGTTAATAACAGCACAATTTTATTACGGTCTAATGGGACTTTTAAATGAGTTTTTACTACTTCACGTATGGGAACAAAATCAAGAAGAGATTATGAAAAAAATTCATGATCACATTGGCTTTTATATTGACTATTTAAAGGTATGA
- a CDS encoding sensor histidine kinase has translation MRKTLYNLEMCRYIWLIGSIIGTLLHISSSLYLAFIFLSLVIFINSQVRLKILKNRLFLISIFLEVLLVLYLQSLTGGYIYIILFTTITDSVLRLKDEVYLIFVLIASTLLYSLYPVYSLEWIIIILLFYLITYLLLRQLRQELDARMDTEVLYDQIRKYNYELEATRARLLSYTKQVENVAQLEERNRISRELHDSIGHDLTGILLQVDASIQLLPIDGEKGMEILNSAYDNINKSIENVRQTAGKLRPTTFQSHMTTLKELIEKFERDTGVNVEFLTKGTPYQLYPSIELVIYKNIREALTNSVRHGYAKNIHIQLIYSSQDMQIIIEDDGLGSTHIQKGFGLSGMEERLEIVEGSITYAGDKGFRIHMKIPKREVM, from the coding sequence ATGAGAAAGACTCTTTATAATTTAGAAATGTGTAGGTACATATGGTTGATAGGATCAATTATAGGAACTCTACTACACATATCCAGTTCGCTGTACCTAGCATTTATCTTTCTTTCATTAGTCATTTTTATAAATTCACAAGTACGGCTAAAAATACTTAAAAATCGACTTTTTTTAATCTCCATCTTCTTAGAGGTATTACTAGTACTTTATCTGCAATCGTTGACAGGAGGATATATTTATATCATTCTCTTCACTACTATTACTGATTCTGTCTTGCGCCTTAAAGATGAGGTCTATTTAATATTCGTTCTAATCGCTTCAACATTATTATATTCTTTATATCCTGTGTATTCTTTGGAATGGATTATTATAATCTTGCTATTTTATTTGATTACTTATCTCCTACTTCGTCAACTTCGACAGGAATTAGATGCCAGAATGGACACAGAGGTACTTTACGATCAGATACGAAAATATAATTACGAATTAGAAGCAACTCGCGCTCGTCTGCTAAGTTACACAAAGCAAGTGGAAAATGTTGCGCAACTGGAAGAACGTAATAGAATATCCAGAGAGCTTCATGACTCAATCGGACATGATCTTACTGGTATCTTATTACAGGTCGATGCGTCTATTCAATTACTACCGATTGATGGAGAGAAGGGAATGGAAATACTCAACTCAGCTTACGATAACATCAATAAGAGTATTGAAAATGTTAGACAAACGGCTGGAAAATTACGTCCAACAACTTTTCAATCACATATGACGACCCTTAAAGAACTAATCGAAAAGTTTGAAAGAGATACAGGAGTTAATGTAGAGTTTTTAACAAAAGGTACGCCATATCAACTCTATCCCAGTATAGAGCTGGTTATCTATAAAAACATTAGAGAGGCTTTAACCAATTCAGTACGACATGGTTATGCTAAGAATATTCATATTCAACTTATCTACAGTAGCCAAGATATGCAAATAATAATTGAAGATGATGGTTTAGGTTCAACCCATATACAAAAGGGATTTGGATTAAGCGGTATGGAAGAGAGATTGGAGATTGTAGAAGGTTCTATAACTTATGCTGGAGATAAAGGATTTCGCATCCATATGAAAATACCAAAACGGGAGGTTATGTAA
- a CDS encoding response regulator transcription factor — protein sequence MPIHVAITDDDALIRDSLKLILELDEDIEVVGLCSNGDEAYRLCMEKKIDVILMDIRMPVCDGIIGTKKIKESFPQVHILILTTFQDDEYIYQALKNGAHGYLLKNTPSAKIREQIKLVYSGTMLIHPEIAEKLPSMLYQEKEKDLSSYHLSGREIEIIQLISEGYSNKEISEKLFLGESTIKNYISGILTKLDLRDRTQIAIFYLKN from the coding sequence ATGCCTATACATGTTGCCATAACAGATGATGATGCTCTTATAAGAGACAGTTTAAAATTAATATTAGAACTTGATGAAGATATTGAAGTAGTTGGTTTATGCTCTAATGGTGATGAAGCCTATAGACTTTGTATGGAAAAGAAAATAGACGTCATATTGATGGATATAAGGATGCCTGTATGTGATGGCATCATTGGAACAAAGAAGATTAAAGAATCATTTCCTCAGGTACATATTCTTATACTCACAACCTTTCAAGATGATGAATATATCTATCAAGCATTAAAAAATGGGGCTCATGGCTACTTGTTAAAAAACACGCCTTCGGCTAAGATACGTGAACAAATCAAACTGGTTTATAGCGGAACAATGCTTATTCATCCAGAAATAGCTGAAAAACTCCCCTCCATGCTCTATCAAGAGAAAGAAAAGGATTTATCTAGCTATCATCTATCTGGAAGAGAAATAGAAATCATACAGTTGATAAGTGAAGGATACTCCAATAAGGAAATTTCTGAAAAATTATTCTTAGGGGAAAGTACGATTAAGAACTATATCTCGGGAATTCTAACAAAATTGGATTTACGAGATCGTACCCAAATTGCAATATTCTACTTAAAAAATTAG